atttttattgcatgcaccgatgacaacttactttaaggatcttactcaatccttaggtaggtatggtggactctcatggcaaaactagtttaagggatgtttggaagcacaagtagtatttctacttggtgcaaagaatttggctagcatgagagggaaaggcaagcccaacatgttggatgatccaagacaatataacgtttcggatataggaaaacataacccattaagttgtcttccttgtctaacatcagccttttagcatgtcatattttaatgagtgctcacaattacaaaagatgtccaagatagtatatttatatgtgaaatctctcttccttcaatattctttcatgaattgttcaagtgaccaattctgcgtttgctaactttcaataagtttactacctatacttattctgtgtgaagtcattactccgcatggtataagcatatgaaacatatataaattcagatttatgatattcaactcattcaaccatttactcataggatatatgtgaagcacgtgagtaaatgggaaactactccaaaaagatataagtgaagaacactgagtagtcaaataattaactagccatgggaggattctttttcattcaagatttcagatccaatgattttattcaaactgCAAGTAAAATttaaaatacgctccaagcaaaacacatatcatgtgatgaataaaaatgtagctccgagtaaggtataccgatagttttgaagacgaaagaggggatgccttccggggcatccccaagcttaggcgcttgagtcttccttgaatattaacttggggtgccttgggaatccccaagcttagggtctttccactccttattctcctcatatcgatatctcacccaaagcttgaaaacttcaatcacacaaaacttaacggaacttcgtgagatatgTTAGTATGATAAaaagtaaaccattcactttggtactgtcaaagataagtttcataatttttctcacacaacgCCCACTGTAACATATCATTTCTACAACTTATATTGaaaaatataagccatagaaactagaaaacaggcgaactatgcaatgaaaacagaatctgtcagaaacagaacagtctgtaatgatctgaacagcaaccatacttctgctactccaaaaattatgagataaattggtggacgtgaggaatttttctattaatcttctgcaaaaagaataaactcaaaagaactcttctgtaaaaaatggcagctaatctcgtgagcacaaagtttctgttttttacagcaagaccacattaactttcacccaagtcttcccaaaggtcttacttggtactttattgaaacaaaaagctataaaacatgattactacagtagcttaatcatgtaaacacacaaaaacattaagggtaaatattgggttgtctcccaacaagcgcttttctttaatgccttttagctaggcatgatgatttcaatgatgctcacataaaagaaaagaattgaaacataaagagagcatcatgaagaatatgactagcacatttaaatctaacccacttcctatgcctagggattttgtgagcacataatttatagcaataagaatcaactagcataggaaggcaaaacaagtataacttcaaaattttaagcacatagagaggaaacttgatattattgcaactcctacaagcatatattcctccctcataatattttccagtagcatcatgaatgaattcatcaatataataatcaatataaccatcacataaagcattcttttcatgatctacaagcatagagaattttctactctccacataagcaaaattcttctcattcggaatagtgggatcgctaattcctaaagttggcactcttccaaacccgctttagatgatagtattatgcatactccaaaatatataagtgaagttcatggagcattctacaattaatatagactaaccaataaccaagctcaaaatatataagtgaagcacacaaagcattctataaaaccgtactcaaatgatttaagtgaagcacaaagagcaattctataagatcatacttaaaagatataagtgaagcacatgaagtattctataaataaatgaagggctatctcatactagcttggttcttaaaggaaaaacaaaaacacaaaggacacaaatcatgtgaacaaaacaaaaaccgaggtataccgatatttgttgaaaaagaaagatgggatgccaaccggggcatgcccaagcttagatgcttgagtatcctttgaaatatttacttggggtgccttgggcatccccaagcttgaactcttgcctctctttattcttctcatattgatagctcctcgatcttcgaacacttcatccacacaaaactttaacaaaaactttgtgagatccgttagtgtaataaagcaaactaccactttaaggtactgtaatgaactcattctttatttatattggtgttaaacctactgtattccaacttctctatggtgcataccccccgatactagccatagattcatcaaaataagcaaacaacacgcgaaaaacagaagctgtcaaaaacaggacagtctgtagtaatctggaagtttagtaaacttctgtaactccaacaattattaaataaatttgaaaatttgaaaattttgtacATAATTAacgtgcaaaaagtttcagaccaatttgaccttccagtaaaaaatgtaaaatcacgcgctacagccaaagtttctgtttttattctgcacatagtaaacaagcaatctaatcatcctaaaaccaaagcttggcacattacttttataatacaatggatatatacaaggggataattatttacagagaaacttccatgaaaaattctacattgtttccgtgagcatgaacacaagtgctcaaggtcgaccctcacttcttcaatgcataactttccaatcacttctcttttttgaaaaacttttttaggcatgagaggcaagtaatatttttttgtattttcattattttaactttttttgtatgtttcacccacaactaaatagaaacaaaaagaaaaaataaaatctacttagtgaagaaagcaaacaagcacacacgagaatatcaaccccacgctattgctccccggcaacggcgccagaaaagagcttgataatccccaagtgcagggaatcatcgtagcaatttccaaaggtggaagtgataagtatggagtgtcgaacccacaaagagctaaaggtaagatcaatattctctcaagtcctatctgccactgatacgactctacgtacaccgaacatttgcttccaactagatacgagaaataaaactacgttgtgggtatgaagaggataactttgcatgatatcggagagctaaaacataaaagtaggtgctgttatcataaagttagaatatattactaaatattataaatagcgagtgtggaataatgatgggtcggtgtgcggaattatcttaggcaattgttaacaagaccggtagtcgtcattgcaatttcatatgagggagaggcataagctaacatactttctcttcttggatcatatgcacttatgattggaactctagcaagcatccgcaactactaaagatcattaaggtaaaacccaaccatagcattaaagcatcaagtcccctttatcccatacgtcacaacccccttactcgggtttatgcttctgtcactcaagcaacacactataagcgaatcatgaacgtattgcaacaccctacagcgggaatccctcacgcttgcgcgacacggagggcacaataggacagcaccaaaataaaacatacaactcgtaccaatctagatcatcgatcaacccaaagacaaaggatatctactcaaaacatcatcagatggcaacacatcattggatcataatatgtggcataaagcaccatgttcaagtagggattacagcggggtgcgggagagtggaccgcgtaaaatagacgagcatggtgatgatgatggtgatgttgatgaagacgatcaccgcggcgatgattcccctcccgatggcactctggcgccactgagagagaggaggagaggttctccccctagtgcttcctcctccatggcctccccctagatggggagaggttctccctctggtccttggccttcatggcgatgatggccccttcgggatcctcctccatggcctccggtgatgatggccccctccagcagggtgccagagagggcctagattgatttctcgtagctacagaggcttgcggcggcggaacttctgaaataggttattttctgggggtttatgtatttataggaatttttggcattggtttcacgtcaggggggtctccgagtcgtccacgaggcaggggcccacgcctatgggggtgggcgtgccccccaccctcgtggacagcccgggactcttctggcccaactcttttgctccaggggcttcttttggtccataaaaaatcaacaaaaattggcacatcaattggactccgtttggtattccttttctgtaaaactcaaaaagaaggaaaaaacagaaactagcactgggctctaggttaataagttagtcccaaaaatcatataaaatagcatataaatgcatataaaacgtctaagatggataatataatagcatgaatacttcataatatagatacgttggagacgtatcactggtcTCCAAGTTTGGTGAATTCGTCGAGTCAGAGCCATCATCCTTTGATTTTGAGGGGAACTTCTACAGGTCTGGGTAAGGCTTGATGTGCGAAACCCTTTGAAAAAAGCTACTTCACTGATACGAGGGGGAGAGAGATAGATTTTTGCTGTCAAGTATGAGCGTCTGCCGGACTGGTGTCAAGTCTGTGGCATGGTGGGCCATGAGTACAAAGAACATGGCAGCGGGATTCACCCGCCCTCGGCTCTGATATTCAAAAACCTATGTGCACCGGCTACTACAGCGTGGGGCACTAGGCGTCGGGGCAAGAATCAGAAGAGCaagtccacggagaagcaagaTATGGGTCAGTCCGGTTATGAGGGTGGAGAGGAGTTTGAGCGAGAGGAGGTGGACATGGAAGCAACCGATGCCAATTGTAAGCGTTCCTCTGACGAGGTGGAGGGCACACCTAACCCCAAATCTCAGGTGGGGCTGGAGATGGTGCTGGTAAGCAAGCAGGATGGGGCCAAGGTACCACCAAGCCCTCCACCAAAGCAAGAACCGAAGAGGACAAAAACGGTGCAGATGGAGAAGCCAAGCGGTGGAGTTGCAAAGAAGATCCCTACTACCAGAAAAAGCTCGGACGCGAGATCGGCGGCCTTCCCGGTGGAGGACCACCGGGCGCAATGAATCTTCTAAGCTGGAACTGCCGGGGGATTGGCAACGCCCCAACAGTTCAAGAGCTTCGCGAACTCGCGGATAAGTTTGCCCCTAAAGTTCTCTGTATCATGGAGACCCAGATTAATGGGGTTAGAGCTGGAAATTTAAAGAGTAATTTAGGCTATGATAACTCTTTTGTTGTTGATTCCTCCGGTAGGAGTGGAGGTCTAGCTATCTTTTGGAATAATGAAATAAAGATCGAGGTTTTGGGCTACTCTAAGTACCATATAGATGGGAAAATTTCTGGTTTAGGAGAACAAAGTTGGAGGCTCTCTTGTTTTTACGGGGAGGCTCGAACCCATCTCCGTCAACACACCTGGGATACAATGAAGATTCTCTCAACTCTCCAAGACATGTCGTGGGTGTGTTTGGGAGATTTCAACGAAGTTCTGAAACATGATGAACATGATGGCATCGGCTCTAGAAGTCAGTCTCAAATACAAGGCTTCAGAGACGCAGTTGACGTATGCGGTTTGGTAGACCTCGGCTTCAAAGGCACTAGGTGGACGTATGAGAAGAGAGTAGAGGGTGGCTCTTACACTCGTGTTAGACTGGACAGAGCCCTGGGCTCGGTAGACTGGTGCGGTCTTTTTCCCGCTGCGTCGGTTGAGCACCTGACCGCGGCGACCTCAGACCACTCCCCTGTCTTGCTACAACTATCTCATCCGAATGggggtaaaaagaagaagaatcaGTTCCGATATGAGGTGATGTGGGACACTCACCCGGAGCTAAAATCTACTATCCAGTCAGCGTGGGAGTCCAACAGCCACAACCTCATGTGCATGAAGTGCGTGCTAATCTCGAGGCACTAGCAAACAACCTAGGAGACTGGTCACGTACTACTTTCGGTAGTGTAAGGGGGGAGATCAAGTGCTTAAAGAAGGAACTTGAATGTATGCGTAGTGATGCTCTGCGAGTAGGGCCATCACATGCAGAGATCAAGATCAATGATCGCTTGATTGAGTTGTACCTAAGGGAGGAACTAATGTGGAGGCAAAGGTCCCGCATGGAGTGGCTTTCAGCAGGGGATCGCAACTCGCATTTTTTCCACATGAGAGCTTCTTTACATCGAAGGAAAAATCTCATCAAGGCCTTGCAACGTCCGAACGGGCAAATGACAGATGATTTGACAGAGGTGCAACAGATGGCTCTCGATTTCTACAAAACCTTATACACTTCGGAGGGGGTTCAGGGAGTTGATGATTTGCTTCAGCACATACCTGTGAAAGTAACACACGCTATGAATGAAACCCTACTTGCCCCGTACAGCGACTAGGAGGTGAAGGAGACGCTTTTTCAAATGTTTCCCACAAAAGCACCGGGCCCTGAAGGGTTCCCAAGTCATTTCTTTCAGAGGCATTGGGATATTTGTGGCGAAGTGGTAACCAAATCAGTACTAGCTATTGTGAAGGGGGAGGAAAGCCCGGCGTGCTTAAATGATACACTATTGGTTCTCATCCCCAAGGTACAAAACCCAATGTTACTTTCTCAATTTCGTCTGATAAGTTTGTGTAACGTTTTCTATAAGTTTGCCTCGAAGGTGCTCTCAAACCGTTTGAAGTTAGTCCTTCCGGATATTATTTCAGAGGAACAATCAGCTTTTGTACCGGGGAGATTGATAACAGATAACATTACCTTAGCCTACGAATGTTTGCATTTTATGAAGAGGAATAGATCAAAGGATAATAgatatgtgatacgtctccaacgtatctataatttttgattgctccatgctactttatctactgttttggaccatattgggctttattttccacttttatattatttttgggactaacctattaaccggaggcccaacccagaattgttgttttttgcctatttcagtgtttcgaagaaacggaatatcaaacggagtccaaacggaatgaaaccttcggaaacgtGATTTTCTCATCGGataagatccaggagacttggaccctacgtcaagcaaccaacagggaagccacgaggtagggggcgtgccctcccccccaggcgcgccctccaccctcgtgggccccctgttgctccaccgacgtacctcttcctcctatatatacctacgtacccccgacagatcagaacaggagccaaaaacctaattccaccgccgtaactttctgtatccacgagatcccatcttggggcctgttccggagctccgccggagagggcatccaccacggagggcttctacatcaacaccatagcccctccgatgaagtgtgagtagtttacttcagaccttcgggtccatagctagtagctagatggcttcttctctctttttggatctcaatacaatgttctccccctctcttgtggagatctattcgatgtaatcttctttttgcggtgtgtttgttgagaccgatgaattgtgggtttatgatctagTATTATCTATGGaaaatatttgattcttctctgaattcttttatgtatgattgagttatctttgcaagtctcttcgaattatctttttggtttggccaactagattggtagttcttgcaatgggagaagtgcttagctttgggttcaatcttgtggtgtccttacctagtgacagaaagggttgcaaggcacgtattgtattgttgccatcgaggataacaagatggggtttttatcatattgcatgaatttatccctctacatcatgtcatcttgcttaaggcgttactctgtttttaacttaatactctagatgcatgctggatagcggtcgatgagtggagtaatagtagtagatgcagaatcgtttcggtctacttgtctcggacgtgatgcctatatacatgatcattgcctagatatactcataactatgctcaattctgtcaattgctcaacagtaatttgttcacccaccgtagaatatctatgctcttgagagaagccactagtgaaacctatggcccccgggtctattctcatcATATCAATCTTTATCACTTTATTTACTTgctttgttttttactttgcctTGTACTTTCACTTTGCATCTATCTatcaaaaaataccaaaaatatattatttattatctctatcagatctcaccctcgtaagtaaccgtgaagggattgacaacccctaagcgttggttgcgagtagctatcgttttgtgtaggtacgagggacttgtgcgtggtctcctactggattgataccttggttctcaaaaactgagggaaatacttacgctactttgctgcatcatcctctcctcttcggggaaatccaacacagtgctcaagaggtagcaagaaggatttctggcgccgttgccggggaggctcaCGCAAGCAAGTCAaccataccaagtacccatcgcaATCCctatctctcgcattacattatttgccatttgcctctcgttttcctctcccccacttcacccttgccgttttattcgccctctctttcccaatCTCCTC
The sequence above is a segment of the Aegilops tauschii subsp. strangulata cultivar AL8/78 chromosome 6, Aet v6.0, whole genome shotgun sequence genome. Coding sequences within it:
- the LOC141026237 gene encoding uncharacterized protein, whose protein sequence is MNLLSWNCRGIGNAPTVQELRELADKFAPKVLCIMETQINGVRAGNLKSNLGYDNSFVVDSSGRSGGLAIFWNNEIKIEVLGYSKYHIDGKISGLGEQSWRLSCFYGEARTHLRQHTWDTMKILSTLQDMSWVCLGDFNEVLKHDEHDGIGSRSQSQIQGFRDAVDVCGLVDLGFKGTRWTYEKRVEGGSYTRVRLDRALGSVDWCGLFPAASVEHLTAATSDHSPVLLQLSHPNGGKKKKNQFRYEVMWDTHPELKSTIQSAWESNSHNLMCMKCVLISRH